The Fibrobacter sp. UWB5 genome has a window encoding:
- a CDS encoding nucleotidyltransferase family protein codes for MKESLDVVFCHLLRFALGVSQVFPYKPTEEEWQKLFKMAKQQTVQGVFFNAISRLPVEQRPPRRLTMHLSFITEAIRGKNRQMNQESARYTQLFDGQGVQCIVLKGQANARLYPDPLSRQAGDIDIWVPGGYDKVEHLLLDMGLISGRKDSYKESRHISFRNENDIEIEIHHRPTESLFRNKELQEVLFTELKNSTLVPEGFYSPSIRFALIMQLQHLYYHCVNEGVGFRHFMDYFILLTHSSDDDRKFVWGKIRQFGLTRACAGIMWVLEKTFGLSREMMLCAPDEKRGLRLYKNTIIGGNFGRNNPQKKKESHSLKHWLYKRKCSLSWFSFDPLNTVLQEIQYWKDTISLIPERIKRRKMFL; via the coding sequence ATGAAAGAATCTTTGGATGTTGTATTCTGTCATCTTTTGCGATTTGCATTGGGCGTGTCTCAGGTTTTTCCGTACAAGCCAACAGAAGAAGAATGGCAAAAACTTTTTAAAATGGCGAAACAACAGACCGTACAAGGAGTATTTTTCAATGCCATTTCTCGATTGCCCGTAGAACAACGACCGCCTCGCCGGTTAACCATGCATTTATCATTTATTACAGAGGCGATTCGTGGAAAAAATCGTCAAATGAACCAGGAATCGGCTCGTTATACACAGCTATTTGACGGACAAGGCGTTCAATGCATTGTTCTAAAAGGCCAAGCGAACGCACGTTTATACCCTGACCCACTGTCAAGGCAGGCTGGAGATATTGATATCTGGGTGCCAGGCGGCTATGATAAGGTGGAACATTTGCTGCTTGATATGGGGCTTATTTCTGGACGTAAAGATTCGTATAAAGAATCTCGCCATATTAGTTTTCGCAATGAGAATGACATAGAAATCGAGATTCATCATAGACCTACGGAAAGTTTGTTTAGGAACAAGGAACTCCAAGAAGTTCTCTTCACTGAATTGAAAAATTCAACACTTGTACCCGAGGGGTTTTATTCGCCGAGCATTCGTTTTGCGTTGATAATGCAGTTGCAACACCTATATTATCATTGTGTCAATGAAGGCGTTGGGTTTCGTCACTTTATGGATTACTTTATATTGCTTACGCATTCAAGTGATGATGATCGAAAGTTCGTATGGGGTAAAATAAGGCAATTTGGCTTGACGAGGGCTTGTGCGGGAATAATGTGGGTCCTTGAAAAAACGTTTGGTCTCTCGCGCGAAATGATGCTCTGTGCTCCGGATGAGAAAAGAGGATTGCGTTTATACAAGAACACCATAATCGGTGGAAATTTCGGACGAAATAATCCGCAAAAAAAGAAGGAATCGCATTCGCTGAAGCATTGGCTTTACAAAAGAAAATGTTCGCTCAGTTGGTTCTCTTTTGATCCACTAAACACCGTTCTACAAGAAATCCAATATTGGAAAGATACAATTTCTCTTATTCCAGAGAGAATAAAACGTCGAAAAATGTTCTTATGA
- a CDS encoding sugar phosphate nucleotidyltransferase: MKVILPVAGKGERMRPYTNNLPKCLLPVGGKTIIDWIVEDTLPLKPTETIFITGYKAEKMDEYLKAKREWGNTRTVLQSDPQGLGQAISLALPYVNDDEPLLIILGDTLFDADIQSLANATENVLYTYKVQDPRRFGVAVTNASRQIERLVEKPQEFVSDEAIVGIYYIKDVKELKKALQHLISNDIRTRGEFQLTDALQMMIEQGCKFRTAPVKEWLDCGLPETLIQTNTWLLQNRPKLNNICHVVSHNKSMNNVKLIPPCNIGMNVIIENSTIGPNVTIGDNSVIKNANIQNCVIWKNVEVHSSQINGQVIAKC; this comes from the coding sequence ATGAAAGTCATTCTGCCAGTCGCCGGCAAGGGCGAGCGCATGCGCCCCTACACCAACAACCTGCCCAAGTGCCTATTGCCCGTGGGCGGCAAGACTATCATTGACTGGATTGTAGAAGACACCCTCCCGCTCAAGCCCACCGAAACCATCTTCATTACCGGATACAAGGCCGAGAAGATGGACGAATACCTCAAGGCAAAGCGCGAATGGGGCAACACACGCACAGTACTCCAAAGCGACCCGCAAGGCCTGGGGCAAGCCATCAGCCTTGCACTCCCCTACGTGAATGACGACGAACCGCTGCTCATCATCCTAGGCGACACGCTCTTCGACGCAGACATCCAGAGCCTCGCGAACGCCACCGAGAACGTCCTTTACACCTACAAGGTCCAGGACCCGCGCCGCTTTGGCGTAGCCGTCACCAATGCGAGCAGGCAAATCGAACGCCTAGTCGAAAAACCTCAAGAATTCGTAAGCGACGAGGCTATCGTCGGAATCTACTACATCAAAGACGTCAAGGAACTCAAAAAGGCGCTCCAGCACCTGATCAGCAACGACATCCGCACCCGCGGAGAATTCCAGCTGACCGACGCACTCCAGATGATGATTGAACAGGGCTGCAAATTCCGCACCGCCCCCGTAAAAGAATGGCTGGACTGCGGACTCCCCGAAACGCTAATTCAGACCAACACCTGGCTACTGCAGAACAGGCCCAAGCTCAACAACATCTGCCACGTCGTCAGCCACAACAAGTCCATGAACAACGTCAAGCTGATTCCCCCATGCAACATCGGCATGAACGTAATCATCGAGAACAGTACCATCGGCCCCAACGTGACCATCGGCGACAACAGCGTCATCAAAAACGCGAACATTCAAAACTGCGTTATATGGAAAAACGTGGAAGTCCATTCCTCGCAAATCAACGGCCAAGTCATAGCCAAATGCTAA
- the galE gene encoding UDP-glucose 4-epimerase GalE produces MNVLLTGGAGYIASHTIVELYKKGHSVVAVDNLVNSCDESLRRVAEIVGQEIPFIKADARDAAAMDKIFKENHFDACIHFAGLKAVGESVAKPLEYYENNMNATFVLLNAMRNNGVKNIIFSSSATVYGNPAEIPITENCPKGAITNPYGQTKSMLEQVLIDVQKADPEWNVVLLRYFNPIGAHPSGKIGEDPNGIPNNLMPYITQTAVGIRKELGVFGNDYDTPDGTGVRDYIHVCDLASGHVSALKAIENKCGLAIYNLGTGHGYSVLDVVKAFEKVNNVKVPYSIKPRRAGDIATCYCNPEKAFKELGWRAQYGIEDMCRDSWNWQKNNPNGYGHH; encoded by the coding sequence ATGAACGTCTTGTTGACAGGTGGCGCCGGATATATTGCATCGCATACAATTGTTGAACTTTACAAAAAAGGCCACTCCGTTGTCGCTGTCGACAACCTGGTGAACTCCTGCGATGAATCTCTGCGTCGAGTTGCTGAAATCGTCGGTCAAGAAATTCCCTTTATCAAGGCAGACGCCCGCGATGCCGCTGCCATGGACAAGATCTTCAAGGAAAACCATTTTGACGCTTGCATTCATTTTGCCGGTCTCAAGGCTGTCGGCGAATCTGTAGCCAAGCCGCTGGAATACTACGAAAACAACATGAACGCTACCTTCGTGTTGCTCAACGCCATGCGCAACAACGGCGTGAAGAACATCATCTTCTCGTCGTCGGCAACCGTGTACGGCAACCCTGCCGAAATTCCTATTACCGAGAACTGCCCGAAGGGCGCCATCACCAACCCTTACGGACAAACCAAGTCCATGCTGGAACAGGTGCTCATTGACGTGCAGAAGGCAGACCCCGAATGGAACGTGGTCTTGCTCCGCTACTTTAACCCCATCGGCGCACACCCGAGCGGGAAAATCGGCGAAGACCCCAACGGAATTCCGAACAACTTAATGCCCTACATCACGCAAACTGCCGTTGGCATCCGTAAAGAACTGGGCGTGTTCGGCAACGACTACGACACCCCCGATGGAACCGGCGTGCGCGACTACATTCACGTTTGCGACCTCGCCTCGGGTCACGTAAGCGCCCTCAAGGCAATCGAAAACAAGTGCGGTCTCGCCATCTACAATTTGGGCACAGGTCATGGCTATTCTGTTTTAGACGTTGTGAAAGCCTTTGAAAAGGTAAACAACGTGAAGGTTCCCTACAGCATCAAGCCACGCCGTGCAGGAGACATTGCCACCTGTTACTGCAACCCCGAAAAGGCGTTCAAGGAACTCGGTTGGAGGGCCCAGTACGGCATCGAGGACATGTGCCGCGACTCCTGGAACTGGCAGAAGAACAACCCCAACGGGTACGGCCACCACTAG
- a CDS encoding helix-turn-helix transcriptional regulator gives MDQRISTISDLMNEMGVEKETVKQVTENIKNYSISQNLTILRAKANLSQSEMAKKMKTSQSFISKLESASNDQIKVDDMCTFLATLGYETTITISKPQNIAQKIKASYCQLVDLVKELQKYAVNDDAILEGIASFEIEATQNMLNLASMLIESSSAKLDKIHPRQEPQIILQNENVNKPKKVLASV, from the coding sequence ATGGACCAGAGAATATCGACCATATCAGATTTAATGAACGAAATGGGAGTTGAAAAAGAGACTGTAAAACAAGTAACGGAAAACATCAAGAACTACAGCATTAGTCAAAACCTGACAATCCTCCGAGCCAAGGCGAATCTTTCTCAATCCGAAATGGCAAAGAAAATGAAGACATCCCAGTCTTTCATTTCTAAGCTGGAAAGTGCAAGCAACGATCAAATTAAAGTTGATGATATGTGCACGTTCTTGGCTACACTTGGCTACGAAACGACCATTACTATTTCTAAACCGCAAAATATCGCACAAAAAATCAAGGCGAGTTACTGTCAGTTAGTCGATTTGGTGAAAGAACTGCAAAAGTACGCCGTCAACGATGACGCTATCCTTGAAGGCATTGCCAGTTTTGAAATTGAAGCGACGCAAAATATGCTGAATTTGGCATCGATGCTTATTGAAAGTTCTTCTGCAAAACTTGACAAAATTCACCCGCGTCAGGAACCTCAGATTATTCTACAGAACGAGAATGTGAATAAACCCAAAAAGGTTCTTGCTTCGGTATAA
- a CDS encoding UDP-N-acetyl glucosamine 2-epimerase, whose protein sequence is MEFKTDYSDVKFANNGKLKLLIIVGTRPEIIRLAAVIDKCRKYFDCILAHTGQNYDYNLNGVFFKDLSLKDPEVYMDAVGDDLGATVGNIINCSYKLMVACKPDAMLILGDTNSCLSAIPAKRLHIPIFHMEAGNRCKDECLPEETNRRIVDIISDVNMAYSEHARRYLADCGLPKERTYVTGSPMAEVLHKNLASIEASDIHARLGLTKGKYILLSAHREENIDTEKNFNSLFTAINKMAEKYDMPILYSCHPRSRNRLAASGFKLDKRVIQHEPLGFHDYNCLQMNAFAVVSDSGTLPEESSFFTSVGHPFPAVCIRTSTERPEAIDKACFFIAGIDEKSLLQAVDTAVTMNANGDYGIPVPDYVEENASTKVVKIIQSYTGIVDKMVWRKY, encoded by the coding sequence ATGGAATTTAAAACAGACTACAGTGATGTGAAATTCGCCAATAACGGCAAGCTTAAACTTTTGATTATCGTGGGTACTCGCCCTGAAATCATTCGCCTTGCAGCCGTTATCGACAAATGCCGTAAGTACTTCGATTGCATCTTGGCGCATACGGGTCAGAACTATGACTACAATTTGAATGGCGTGTTCTTTAAGGACTTGAGCCTCAAGGATCCTGAAGTCTATATGGATGCAGTGGGCGATGACTTGGGCGCAACTGTGGGTAACATTATCAATTGCAGCTACAAGCTGATGGTTGCTTGCAAACCCGATGCTATGCTTATTCTTGGCGATACCAACAGCTGCCTTTCTGCTATTCCGGCAAAGCGCTTGCACATTCCTATCTTCCATATGGAAGCCGGTAACCGTTGCAAGGATGAATGTCTGCCCGAAGAAACCAACCGTCGCATCGTTGATATCATTAGCGATGTGAATATGGCATATTCTGAACATGCTCGCCGTTATTTGGCTGATTGTGGCTTGCCCAAGGAACGTACCTATGTGACGGGCAGCCCTATGGCAGAAGTCTTGCACAAGAATTTGGCTTCTATCGAGGCTAGCGATATTCATGCTCGTCTTGGCCTTACCAAGGGCAAGTACATTTTGCTGAGCGCCCACCGCGAAGAAAATATTGATACTGAAAAGAACTTCAATAGCCTCTTTACGGCTATCAACAAGATGGCTGAAAAGTACGATATGCCGATTCTTTACAGCTGTCATCCGCGTAGCCGCAATCGTCTTGCTGCTAGTGGCTTTAAGCTTGACAAGCGTGTGATTCAGCATGAACCTCTCGGCTTCCATGATTACAACTGCTTGCAGATGAACGCTTTTGCCGTCGTTAGCGATAGCGGTACGCTTCCTGAAGAAAGTTCTTTCTTTACGAGTGTCGGCCACCCGTTCCCGGCTGTGTGTATTCGTACCAGTACTGAACGCCCCGAAGCAATCGACAAGGCATGCTTCTTTATCGCAGGCATTGACGAAAAGTCTCTGTTGCAGGCTGTCGATACTGCCGTCACGATGAACGCTAATGGTGATTACGGCATCCCTGTGCCGGACTACGTTGAAGAAAATGCCAGCACGAAGGTTGTGAAAATCATTCAGAGCTACACCGGCATCGTTGATAAAATGGTCTGGCGAAAGTACTAA
- a CDS encoding capsular polysaccharide biosynthesis protein CapF, whose protein sequence is MNILVTGAKGFVGRNLVAALECIRDGKDRTHAGLVVNEIYGYDIDSTPKQLDEYCAKADFVFNLAGVNRPKDNSEFMAGNFGFASTLLDTLKKHNNKCPVMLSSSIQATLAGRFGNSEYGRSKKAGEELFFEYGKENGVRVLVYRFPNLFGKWCRPNYNSAVATFCNNIANDLPIQVNDPNVDMELLYIDDLVAEMIAALQGGEHHAEFDGVETILKDDGRYCAVPTVHKIKLGEIVDLLNVFHNQPNTLVMPEIPNNSFAKKLYSTYLSYLPKEKVCFPLKMNVDARGSFTELLKTVNCGQFSVNVSKPGITKGEHWHHTKWEFFIVVSGRALIQERKIGTDELIEFEVSGEKIEAVHMLPGYTHNIINLSDTENLVTVMWANESFDPNHPDTFGEKVAL, encoded by the coding sequence ATGAATATTCTTGTTACTGGAGCCAAGGGCTTTGTTGGCCGCAATTTGGTTGCGGCTCTCGAATGTATCCGCGATGGCAAGGATCGTACCCATGCGGGGCTTGTCGTAAATGAAATTTATGGCTATGATATTGACTCTACGCCGAAACAGTTGGATGAATATTGCGCCAAGGCCGACTTTGTGTTTAACTTGGCTGGCGTGAATCGTCCGAAAGATAACAGCGAATTTATGGCTGGAAATTTCGGCTTTGCTAGCACATTGCTCGATACGCTCAAAAAGCATAATAACAAGTGCCCCGTGATGCTCAGCAGTAGTATTCAGGCTACGCTTGCAGGTCGTTTCGGCAATAGTGAATATGGCCGTAGCAAAAAAGCTGGCGAAGAACTGTTCTTTGAATACGGTAAAGAAAACGGCGTGCGTGTGCTGGTTTATCGTTTCCCGAACTTGTTCGGCAAGTGGTGCCGCCCGAACTACAACAGCGCCGTGGCAACCTTCTGCAATAACATCGCAAACGACTTGCCCATTCAGGTGAATGATCCGAATGTGGACATGGAATTGCTCTATATTGACGACTTGGTTGCTGAAATGATTGCTGCCCTGCAGGGTGGCGAACACCATGCCGAATTTGATGGTGTAGAAACCATTCTGAAAGATGACGGCAGATACTGCGCTGTTCCGACGGTCCACAAGATTAAACTCGGTGAAATCGTTGATTTGCTGAACGTGTTCCATAACCAGCCGAATACGTTGGTGATGCCGGAAATCCCGAACAATAGCTTTGCGAAGAAGCTTTATTCCACTTACTTGAGCTACTTGCCCAAAGAAAAGGTTTGTTTCCCGCTCAAGATGAACGTGGATGCTCGCGGTAGCTTCACTGAACTTTTGAAGACAGTGAATTGTGGTCAGTTTAGCGTGAATGTGTCTAAGCCGGGAATCACCAAGGGTGAACATTGGCACCACACTAAGTGGGAATTCTTTATCGTGGTTAGCGGTCGCGCCCTGATTCAGGAACGCAAGATTGGCACTGACGAATTGATTGAATTCGAAGTGAGCGGCGAAAAGATTGAAGCAGTTCACATGTTGCCTGGCTATACTCACAACATCATTAACCTCTCTGATACTGAGAATTTGGTAACTGTCATGTGGGCTAACGAATCTTTCGACCCCAACCATCCCGATACCTTCGGCGAAAAGGTAGCGCTATAG
- a CDS encoding DUF3791 domain-containing protein, translated as MADKYKIPYVNMCIRLFARRFQMTLQGAADYLCKFKGIRFLDDCYPSEHLLPVEDALDDLVAVCKNNGGSIG; from the coding sequence ATGGCCGACAAGTACAAAATACCTTACGTGAACATGTGCATCCGTCTTTTTGCGCGGCGTTTCCAAATGACGCTTCAGGGGGCGGCTGATTACCTGTGCAAGTTTAAGGGAATTCGGTTTCTAGATGACTGCTATCCTTCGGAACATCTTCTGCCTGTGGAAGATGCCTTGGACGACCTTGTCGCCGTCTGCAAAAATAACGGTGGGTCCATTGGATGA